Within the Candidatus Woesearchaeota archaeon genome, the region TATCGCAAGTATAAATTCTGAAATACTTTTTATTTTTAACATATTTTTCTTTAATAATTGGATAAATATCTAAAGCTAGGAGTGCATGAAGAAGACTGTTTTTCAAATTCTCACTTTTTGTACATAATTCAATAGTTGTATTGTCAAAAATAGATCCGTTTGTATCGTAAATTCCAGCAATTACTTCTTTTAATAATTCCTTGTTTTTAAAAAATATGTTTGGAATTGAAACTTTGCTTGTTTTATTTGAAGTTGGAAAACCAAGACTAAATAGTAAACTTATTAATGGTTTATTTTCAAAATAATAATCTATATCCGAACCTGTTTTTTTTCTTATATTTGATTTTGTTTCTTTGGCTATTTCTTTGAATGTTGATAAAATTTCTTTGTCTTTTGTACTTAAGTTTATTGCCTTACGTTTTCCAGAATCAATGAATCCATCACCAATTATTAATCCGACAAAATAGGCAAATTTTTTATCGATATGGGGAATTATTCTGTGATTGATTCCCATTCTTCCAATTTCTTCAACTCTGAAATATTTAGGATGGATATTTATTAAATGAATTATTTTTCTGATGTCTTTAATCTGTATGACTTGTTGTTTGGCTATTTTCTTTATTTTATCTTGTGAGATCCCAGAACTTTTTGATATATCTTTAAACGTTAAATTATTTTGTTGTTTGAATTTTAAAAGCTCCCCACTAATAAGGGGTTTTGTTTTTATGGTGGTTTTATCTAAATAATTATTTTTTAATTTTAGATATTGATCTAGTTTTATGTCGATCTTATCTTCTAGTATGTTTAGTTTGGATGGTGATGCAATGTATCCTTCTTCTTTAAGATCTTTTAACTTGATCCATTCTGTTTTTCCATTTTTAATTGAGAAAAATTTATGATCGTCAGTAACTTCTATTTCCCTACCTGTTTTTGTAGTTAATTTATACAGTTGACTCTTTTTTTTCTTTATTATTTGTCCTTGCTTTACTTGTATTTTGAGGTTTTTATCAAGGCTATTGGTTTTAATCTGTTTTAAGTATATATCTTCTATTTTTTCAAGACCGTCTTGAGTTAAAATTAAAGTATCTTTGCCAACGCATTTACCAAGACCAGTTGGTGCATGGATGACTATGTTATTTTTGTTTTCTACTTCCTTTGCAATGAGTTGTACCATATCTTTTTGAATAGGTCGAGCAGACTCGTGAGGAAAAAGAATTGTAGACATAGAAAGGAGTGTATTGCGTTTGCTTAAAAAGGTTATGCGTGCTTGAGCAGTGCTATTTTTGATTTTTAGACGATTTTTCTAACGATTCTTTATATTTATCATGACGCTGTTTAATTTTATCTTTTATACTCTTAAGCCAAACAACACTCTTACTGGATGTATCTTTAGCTTGCTCTTTTGCTTTTTGTCGATAAGTATTCAGTTTAAGAGAATAATCTTTATGGATGAGGACTTTATCACCTTTATTATTGCCCCACGTATCAAAATACATGCCCATTGCAATACCAAGCTCATCTTTAGGCTGTGCATGCTCCGCAGGATAACCAATAGTAATAATACTTTCTACACGACCATTACCCGTGACACCAAAGAGCTTATCAACCTGTTCTTGGTCAAATCCCCCTATCCAACACGCACCCAAACCTAATGCATGCGCAGCTAGAAGAATGTTTTGCGTGGCAGCAGCAGCATTTTGTGTTGCAAAAACGTGACGACCACGCTCACCAAACCACTTGGCTTGCTCTTTTGGTTGCGAACAAACGACAATAATTGCTGGAGCAGATGTTATCCACATTTGATCCATACACAGGTCAGGAAGCTGGTAAATAATATTTTTATTAGTTGAAATAATGAACCGATAATCTTGCAAATTACCTGCTGTTGGGGCTTTCATACCCATTTCCACTAACAAACCTAATTCAGTTTGATCAATAGGTGTAGCGCGATACATACGAATAGAACGTCGACTTTCTAGCACGTCAAAAAAATCAGTTTTCATTGTAATTTCATCCCACACATATGACAATAATGTGATGTGTTATAATTTTTTGCTTTGCACCTAGGACATAAGATGATACGGGGAGTAGGCAGGGGCATCCCTGCAATTTTTTGGGCAATTTTTTCTTCAGTTATATGACCTTTATTTTTCCACCATGCAATAATAATTTTAAGCACGCCAAATGCAGCGATTGCAATACCGATGTACATAAATACTTTCATAGCTGGGCTGTTGTTGAGCCGTTCATTAATAAATGATGCATATGCTGCAATCATACCGCCCAACGCGATGAGAAGCCACGATGGCACGCCTTTTTTTCTTCTCATACATATAATCCTCTTTTTAAATACATCTGAGGCTTTATTCCTTTTAAATATTGCGAAAACAAGGCGTTGTCCAGAATAATTTGGTATATTGTCTTGAAGATTTTTTAGACAAACAAATTTTACGCTTTAAAAGTGTAAAATGGTGTTGGGTTATGCTTAAAAAGAACATGATGGCATGAGCATTACTTCTATTGTGAGTTCATTTCTTGATAAGTTCTTTTAAGTAGAGTGAGAATAATTCTTCGCAGTAGATACATTAATTTCTTTCAAAAATAGAACCGAAAATAATGGTGTGTTGCGAAAATAACTTTTTTTAAGCTTCTTTTTAAGCGACCTCATAAACTTTAAATAGATGTACATCTAAAAATAAGGCAAACGAGGATGTCTTATGATGGATTTACAATTAACTTGCTCAAAATGTGGTGTAGTATTAACTGCGGATAACACGCGAGCACTTCCTGAAGGAAAGGGCTTTGTATGCAAAGATTGTTATGATGTTGGAAGTCCGCGACTCACTAGAACAGGATTTGCAGATGTCTCTGAGCGAAAACAACCCTTACGAGAAAATACGCTCTCTTCTGAACCCTCAAGAGAAGTATTAGGAAGCGCAGATTCATTTTTTGATCTTAAAGAATATATTTGTCATGAATGTGGCTATTCTTTTAAGAAAAATCCTGAATTTCCTGTGCACGTTTGTCCCTACTGCGGAAAGCGTGGAACGGTTGCACAAAAAATAGATAATGCAGCAGGAGAATTTGTTGAATAAATCTTACGTCTTATTTTCTTACGATTATTCTTTTTACACTTTTTATTACAAAAATCATTGTTGCTATACATAACGAGAGAATGATAAATGTTATGAGCATAACAAGAAATCGTTGGAGCTGCGGTCTTGTTTTACCAACAAGTTTCTCACCAAGGGCTGTTCCAATTTTATTTACTTGAATAGAAAATCTATTTATACAACCAATAATTTTCTGACCGAATGTATCTGCAACCATGGTCGTGTATATCACTTCTTCTTGAGTAATAATTTTTCCCTCATTATCAGTAAACATAGCGCTTGCCACGAATGTATTTTTACCTAGCGCTAATGTTTGCCCTTCAATAATCACTTCAAACGCTTTACTTTCACTAAACGTAGTAAAATCCCACGATTCAGCAATAAGACCATTAGTTAAGAGGATGTGCACATCTGTAGGGTGAGATAAAGATGTTTTATTAACAAAGAGTTTAATGCGCGTTTGCTCATCAAAATGAACTACATTAGGCATATGTGCTTGAGTAATTTCTAGATGAGGTGTATCGCTCACTTTATACGTTACAAACGTCTGATATTCTTTATCTGCAGATTCTACAACAACCGTATGAACACCCAACATAGACGTATCGGGAGTAATTGTTATTGCATCACTCTTGCTTTGCAAAACTTGACAATTATCTTCTAAACAAAGAGAAATAGGAAACTCATCTTTACTAAAAGAACAGGTGATTAGTAAAGTATTACCGAACAAAATATTATTTTTTCCTTCGCAATTAATTACCACTTCTTTTTCTTCACTTAAAACCAAAAATTGTTCCATATATAATTTACTATATTTTTCTCCACTTTGCTCTACTTTAAAAAAAGTTTCCACGTTTTCTTTTTGAGAAGTAAATGCTGTTAGTGGAAATGTGTATACAAAATCATTTGTTAAACTATCATCAACTTTAACCAACCAAAATAATTTCTTCTCTTCAAAAGGCTTAAGCAATACTCTTTGTTGTAATTCATCAAAAAAAGTTAATCCTTCTGTTTTAGCAAGATTAATTTCCTCAACAACATAAAAATCCTGATTGTTCTTAATAGTTGCACTAACAAGATTATATGATTCAAAACCAATAAGAGGTTCTTGCGGAGTAATTGAGACGCTGGTTAATGGCTTTATGCTATCGCCAGTACGCACGATATCTGTTTTAAATGTTAATTCAGAAGGTTTAAAATCAAATCCTTGTCCACGCGTTGCATATTTTACTGAAGGGTAACTTCCATCAACACGTTTAGC harbors:
- a CDS encoding nitroreductase family protein, giving the protein MKTDFFDVLESRRSIRMYRATPIDQTELGLLVEMGMKAPTAGNLQDYRFIISTNKNIIYQLPDLCMDQMWITSAPAIIVVCSQPKEQAKWFGERGRHVFATQNAAAATQNILLAAHALGLGACWIGGFDQEQVDKLFGVTGNGRVESIITIGYPAEHAQPKDELGIAMGMYFDTWGNNKGDKVLIHKDYSLKLNTYRQKAKEQAKDTSSKSVVWLKSIKDKIKQRHDKYKESLEKSSKNQK
- a CDS encoding transglutaminase domain-containing protein, producing the protein MKKRERVLQAIMLLIISILVLIPFSLANDIYYYDSLILNQTITNELTIIPDTSTYDVNYITIELELIPQESPRQTVLNQEFIPKPKEITDNNILFHWENPQELRVDISSSANIQTNATRIHVKEKIPFPIKQVPVSIQKYLDTTEYIDSNDEIEHTAFLLANGVDDLYELEFAFAQWVNKEISYNLSTITSDVNQPSSWVYENRYGVCDEITNLFISFNRAVGVPARFVSGIAYSDLIETKWGNHGWAEIYFPDVGWVPFDVTYEQYGFVDATHIELAKRVDGSYPSVKYATRGQGFDFKPSELTFKTDIVRTGDSIKPLTSVSITPQEPLIGFESYNLVSATIKNNQDFYVVEEINLAKTEGLTFFDELQQRVLLKPFEEKKLFWLVKVDDSLTNDFVYTFPLTAFTSQKENVETFFKVEQSGEKYSKLYMEQFLVLSEEKEVVINCEGKNNILFGNTLLITCSFSKDEFPISLCLEDNCQVLQSKSDAITITPDTSMLGVHTVVVESADKEYQTFVTYKVSDTPHLEITQAHMPNVVHFDEQTRIKLFVNKTSLSHPTDVHILLTNGLIAESWDFTTFSESKAFEVIIEGQTLALGKNTFVASAMFTDNEGKIITQEEVIYTTMVADTFGQKIIGCINRFSIQVNKIGTALGEKLVGKTRPQLQRFLVMLITFIILSLCIATMIFVIKSVKRIIVRK